In Gemmatimonadaceae bacterium, one DNA window encodes the following:
- a CDS encoding winged helix-turn-helix domain-containing protein, whose product MNHRRKSAHKAPEAPTVLVIGRVRARVAMIQRALERYGILTTTFAWRAPASGLWRRGAKAPHAIVVDVPSAVTADYVETLQRLRDRWELVPQIVVTSAAGPSVLTSLLAVGVDDFVSSDRAWAELVVRLRRQLRRASPLILPMPAGPEGMQLDGTRRTVGANGRRVTLTTREFAVFRCLADGGGTTLSRAEILLRVWGDGDDRPSSTGIVGVYVLYLRRKLSKVGLAHALRTVKGEGYSFQAPGDYWAPAQPSAATPGGAGRTRAGDLHPSTALGARGARDDHVDIAPEAKQDAKQAVRREALKMP is encoded by the coding sequence ATGAACCATCGCCGCAAGTCTGCCCATAAAGCGCCCGAAGCCCCGACGGTGCTCGTCATCGGACGGGTGCGCGCCCGCGTGGCGATGATCCAGCGGGCGCTCGAGCGTTATGGCATTCTCACGACGACGTTCGCCTGGCGGGCTCCGGCGTCCGGCCTCTGGCGGCGCGGAGCCAAGGCGCCGCACGCGATCGTCGTGGACGTGCCGTCCGCGGTCACCGCCGACTACGTGGAGACCCTCCAACGGCTGCGCGACCGCTGGGAGCTGGTGCCGCAGATCGTCGTCACCTCGGCGGCCGGCCCGTCGGTGCTCACCAGTCTGCTCGCCGTGGGCGTGGACGACTTCGTGTCATCGGACCGCGCGTGGGCGGAGCTGGTGGTACGGCTCCGCCGCCAATTACGGCGCGCGTCCCCCCTCATCCTGCCGATGCCGGCGGGTCCCGAAGGGATGCAACTGGACGGGACGCGCCGGACGGTGGGTGCCAACGGCCGGCGCGTGACGCTCACGACGCGCGAGTTCGCCGTGTTCCGCTGTCTGGCAGACGGCGGCGGCACGACACTCTCACGCGCAGAGATTTTACTCCGCGTGTGGGGCGACGGCGACGATCGCCCGTCGTCGACGGGGATCGTCGGCGTCTATGTGCTGTACCTGCGGCGCAAGCTCTCCAAAGTGGGGCTTGCGCACGCTCTCAGAACCGTGAAGGGCGAAGGGTACAGCTTTCAGGCGCCCGGCGACTACTGGGCGCCTGCCCAACCGTCAGCGGCGACGCCCGGCGGCGCGGGCCGGACCCGTGCCGGTGATCTTCATCCGTCCACCGCTCTTGGCGCCCGCGGTGCGCGTGATGATCACGTCGACATTGCGCCCGAGGCGAAGCAGGATGCGAAACAGGCGGTTCGCCGAGAAGCCCTGAAGATGCCCTGA
- a CDS encoding helix-turn-helix domain-containing protein codes for MKPTPRLPLIVGYVASHAERARLTGALRGWARAQWAESLAEVVAAVRRAKGAAITVILAPRDGDGHSAAPIVRELRRIAPSAAVVAHCHTGLANAAGIRQMAEAGVHEFLFVGVDDSRVALRSVVAAAQRACAADAVLDALLPVLPAAIRPVAEYCVTHAAEARSVDSVASALGVHRKTLRNRCVAGGSPSPARLIAWCRLMLAAQLLSSTGQTVEWVALEMEYPSDKALRNAMKRYTALRASEVRRQGGLRCVLDLFVQRLRPAPRAAQSRAALPAL; via the coding sequence ATGAAGCCGACTCCGCGGCTGCCGCTGATCGTGGGATACGTCGCCAGCCACGCGGAACGCGCCCGGCTCACGGGCGCGTTGCGGGGCTGGGCGCGCGCGCAGTGGGCCGAGTCGCTGGCCGAGGTCGTTGCCGCGGTCCGGCGCGCCAAAGGGGCGGCGATCACGGTGATCCTGGCCCCCCGGGACGGCGATGGGCACTCGGCTGCGCCAATCGTGCGCGAACTGCGGCGCATCGCCCCATCCGCGGCGGTCGTCGCCCACTGCCACACGGGCCTGGCAAATGCCGCGGGCATCCGCCAGATGGCCGAAGCCGGCGTCCACGAGTTCCTGTTCGTGGGCGTGGACGACAGCCGCGTCGCCCTGCGGTCGGTGGTCGCGGCGGCGCAGCGGGCGTGCGCGGCCGACGCGGTGCTCGACGCGCTGTTGCCCGTGCTCCCCGCGGCCATCCGCCCGGTGGCGGAGTACTGCGTGACGCACGCGGCCGAGGCGCGTTCGGTGGACAGCGTCGCGTCGGCGCTCGGCGTCCACCGCAAAACGCTGCGCAATCGCTGCGTGGCGGGCGGGTCGCCGTCGCCCGCAAGATTGATAGCCTGGTGCCGGCTGATGCTTGCCGCGCAGCTTCTGTCGAGCACCGGCCAGACGGTGGAGTGGGTGGCGCTGGAGATGGAGTACCCGTCGGATAAGGCCCTCCGCAACGCGATGAAGCGTTATACGGCCTTGCGGGCGAGCGAGGTGCGCCGTCAGGGCGGGCTGCGCTGCGTGCTCGACCTGTTCGTCCAGCGGCTGCGCCCGGCGCCGAGGGCGGCACAAAGCCGGGCTGCATTGCCCGCTCTGTAA
- a CDS encoding GNAT family N-acetyltransferase produces the protein MTLDSFTTPRLHAERLVPAHLSEIRRMHQDAHVMATLGGVRTEEQTRRYLEQNLEHWERYGFGLWMVRTAARDAIIGRACVRHLDVEGAAEVEIGYAFYPDWWAQGLATEVANKCLVIGRFELGLDSLVAVTLPTNNGSRRVMEKVGMIFERDVIHAGTRHVLYRTGLRGPRRSWP, from the coding sequence ATGACTCTCGACTCGTTCACCACACCCCGCCTCCACGCCGAGCGACTCGTCCCGGCGCATCTGTCGGAAATCCGGCGCATGCACCAGGACGCGCACGTCATGGCCACGCTCGGCGGCGTGCGCACCGAGGAACAGACGCGCCGCTACCTGGAGCAGAACCTGGAGCACTGGGAACGGTACGGGTTCGGGCTCTGGATGGTGCGCACGGCCGCGCGGGACGCGATCATCGGGCGCGCCTGCGTGCGCCACCTCGACGTGGAAGGCGCCGCCGAGGTCGAGATCGGCTACGCCTTCTACCCCGATTGGTGGGCGCAGGGCCTGGCCACGGAGGTCGCCAACAAGTGCCTGGTCATCGGGCGGTTCGAACTCGGCCTCGACTCGCTGGTCGCGGTCACGCTGCCCACCAACAACGGGTCGCGCCGAGTGATGGAGAAGGTGGGCATGATCTTCGAGCGCGACGTGATACACGCCGGAACGCGCCACGTGTTGTACCGCACGGGGCTCCGCGGCCCGCGCCGGTCCTGGCCGTAG